From Deltaproteobacteria bacterium:
CACGATAACTGGTATGTCTTGGAGTAAGGCTATCATTAGTGTTATCAGCTGCAACCCAGGTATTCCAAATTGAGAGAAAATCAAATGGTGTGAAATTAATTAGGGCGGTGCTTACCCAACGATGGTCATGATCATTAGCGAGAAAAAATTTATCAGTAGAAAAATATTCTCCAGTAAAACCTATTACTAATTCACCGGGTAAAACGATTTTGGCGCTAGAAATCCGATGCATTCCTGGTGCACCATTAAGAGCAATTCCCATAGCGTCAGGTAAATTAATAGAAGTAGTCGAAGCAATCTCATTGCCATATGCAATGCTACCATTAATCAAAAAAATAGCTGAAAATATAACCGCAAAATTACGCATTGATACCCCTAAGCCTGTCACTCACTTATCATGAAGTCAAACGAGTAAGATCATTTATTATGTAAGTAATGGTGTTGTTGGCTAAGCCGTCTTTGCTTATTACCCTGGTATAGTGTAAGGCAAGCTGGTTTTCACGTAACTAGGGACACCCCCTAACTAATTTTTAATTAAAAAGTAGCAACGAAAATATAATGTAACAATATTGTGATATTTACTCTGTTCACTATCATCATACTGAGGTAAGACGACGCCCTCGATGTATTTTAGCTTCGGAGGTTAGTCGTGGTATTTGGTCGCCTTTTGCCTCGTGAAACAAGTTTTTTTGAATTTTTTGAAAAACACGCTCAATTAAGTTTACAGGGAGCAAAAGTTTTTAGTGAAATAGTTTCTAACTCCTTAAGTGTGCAAGAGGGTGCTCGACAGATAAAAACCATTGAGCACGATGCCGATACAGTAACACACGAGTGTGTTGCAGCTTTGCATAAAACTTTTATTACTCCAATTGAGCGTGAAGATGTGCATCGGCTGATTTCACGCATGGATGACATTCTTGATGCACTCGAAGCGGCATCTGAGCGTCTGTCTTTATATGAAATTGAAGAGATGACTCCTGAAATTCGTGAACTTGGTAAGGTGCTGGTCAAAGCTACTGAAAAGCTGGGGGTAGCACTACGCGGCTTGCGCGATATGAAGCATGCTGAACCAATTTTAGAGGCATGTGTTGATGTTAATCGTCTTGAAAATGAAGGCGACGCTATTTTGCGTATTGCCGTAGCGCGGCTATTTCGTGAAGAGAAAGATCCAATTACCGTTATTAAGTGGAAAGAAATCTACGAAAATCTCGAGACCGCAGCAGACCGTTGTGAAGATGTCGCCAATGTTGTCGAAGGTATCGTTCTCGAAAACGCCTAAGAGTTAACGATGGATTTTTTGCTAATTTGTATAATCGGTACTGTAGGACTCGCGCTTATTTTCGATGTAATTAATGGTTTTCATGATGCCGCCAATTCTATTGCTACTGTAGTTTCTACTCGTGTTCTCTCACCGCGTTTTGCGGTGTTATGGGCAGCTTTTTTCAATTTTGTGGCCATGTTTGTTTTTGCTCCCAAGGTCGCAAACACCATCAGCAAAATTGTCCATATCGATCCTAATGACATCGCTTTTGTTTATGTAGTTATGGCAGGACTTATTGGTGCTATTGTTTGGGACTTATTTACTTGGTGGTGGGCGCTACCAACTAGCTCATCGCATGCACTAGTTGGCGGTTTTGCTGGTGCTGGTGTTGCTTATGCTGGTTTCAACGTGTTGCATTGGGGCAAATTAATAAAGACAATGCAATTTATTATTATAGCTCCTATGTTGGGTATGGTTCTTGGTTTCTTGATAATGCTTATAGTTTTTTGGTTGTTTCGTCGCTGGCGACCTCGGCGCGTTGATACAGTATTTCGCCGGGCACAACTTGTTTCAGCGGCACTTTATTCTTTGGGTCATGGTGGTAATGATGCCCAAAAAACTATGGGTATTATTGTCGCATTACTTGTCGCTTCAAAATATATATCTCCGAATCATGTTGGTATTCCGTGGTGGATAATTTTATCTTGTCACGCAGCTATGGCACTTGGGACAGCCCTGGGAGGTTGGCGCATTGTTCGAACCATGGGCATGCGTATAACTAAACTTCAGCCAGTAGGCGGTTTTTGTGCTGAGACCGCGGGCGCCTTTACTTTATTTTTAAGCACTGTATTTGGTATTCCGGTTTCAACTACTCATACTATTACCGGTTCTATTATTGGGGTTGGTGCTACCAAGAAATTAAGTGCCATTCGTTGGGGAGTTGCCAGTCGTATTATTTGGGCCTGGATATTTACTATTCCGGTTGCGGCGTTAATATCAGCGGCGGTATTTAATATAATTAATCATTTTCATCCCGGCTTTTAAATATATTTTATAGTTAGCCGCATTAGTAGGATTATTGTATACATTATACCACAACCAAGTACATTAAGATCAATATATGTATGCTAAAGGATGTAAATTTATGCATAATAAGGTAAACTGTTTGATGTTATGTGCCGTAAATCGTATTTTGCTTTCCTGGCTGTTGTAGGTTGTTCTCTTTTTCTATTACAATGTAGCGGTCAACTACTGCTTTCAAGCGATGCTCTTTGCAGTGGCGCCAATTGCTATTGTACTGAAAAAACCGATTGTGGCGCGCAATATGATTGCATTGATCATATCTGCACTGAGATGCTTTGTTTGCCGGGATCTTATAGCGGTTTTTGTGCTTCAGGCCGCGAGTGTGTCAACGGTATTTGCCTTGAACCCGGCGAAATCGATTATTGTAATTGCAAACCAGAGCAAGGCTGCAGAGATGGTGTATGCATTGATATTAATGATGATAATCAATGCGGTTTGGATTACCCGATAGGTTACTGTGGTCATGGTTCGGTTTGTCTTGGTGGTGAGTGCATTGAAATCACTACTAGTAATGCCTGCAGTATTGAACGTCCAAATGGCTATTGCGCTGAAGGTGCGGTATGTGTTGATGGATATTGTCAACCGATAACCGATTATCCCTGCTTACCAAATCAACTTGATGGTTATTGTGTTTTAGGGCAGCAATGTGTTGAGCCAGGTATATGTGATTATATTCCATGCGGTAAAGATGCGCCCACCGGTCGTTGTGATATCGGATTATTTTGCGGCGCCAAATTTGAATGTATCAAACAAGGTACTTGCGATGGTGATACTGATTGTTTAGACCAACATACTTGTGAAAACCATCTTTGTGTTCGTGATACATCATGTCAAACGACAATTGATGATTGTTTATTAAATGAACATTGTACCAGCAGGCATGAATGTTTACCTTTAGATAAATGTTATGAAACCGTCGATTGTGATGGTACAGATATATGTTCAAGTCTAGGTAACTGTATTGCAGCAGGTACATGTGAAACTAAAAGCGATTGCGCTGCAAATGAGAAATGTGGCTCTGCTAATATTTGTTTAGGCGAAGGGGAATGCAGCGATCGACAAGATTGCCCACCTGGATATGGTTGTATATCAGGTAGCTGCGTGGTTACTGGTGATTTATGTAATTATTCTACAGCCACTAGTGCGATTCGTGGCGAAGCATGTCCTACTGCGGGCTGCGTATGTGAAGTGTATGAACGTTGCAGTAGTGCTGGTAGCTGTATCTTTTTAGGCAAATGTGTAAACAAAGCAGATTGCATTGATGGATATTATTGCAATAGTGAATATAATTGTCAGCCAGAATCTACTAATACTTGCAAAAAAGATGACGATTGTGATTCACATAATTGCAGTATCACCGGTGGATGTATCCCAGCTAATAGCTGCGTGAAACTTAATGATTGTGATACTCAGGGCACATTATGTAGTGGTGATTGGGAGTGTGTTGCTGATGCTACCTGTGGCTCTGCAGAGCCGGTTACTACAACTCGGGTTGCGCCCAATATGTTGATCGTGCTTGATAGATCAGGGAGTATGTATAACGAATTTGTGCATTACCCTTACAAGGATCGTTGGACCGCAGCCAAAGAAGCTATAAGTTCTGTGCTTAGCCAACATTCTACTGAGATCCGTTTTGGTCTGTCATTATTTCCAGATCCAGATGGTGGCATAAAAACATCTGGGACATATGATGTACCAGTAAATGACAATACTAGTGCATCTATTATTACATTTTTAAATGACCATCCTCCATGTAATAATTGTAATACTCCTACGCGAGCTACTATCGATAACGTAAAATTAACTCCAGGGTTATTTGGTGTTGGTGATCTAACTCGCGAAAATTATGTTTTATTAGTTACAGATGGCCAACCTAATTGTGAAGATGATTGTGATTATAATTGTGCATCACAGAGACTAAACGCAGCTATTAATAGTTTGCATGCAACAGAGGTCAATGGGCAAATTATTGATATAAAAACTTACGTAATTGGATTAAATCTAAATACTTCAAGCTATTTATTTGATACCCTAAATTGTGCTGCGGTTTATGGCCACACTAATACGGCATGCGGAATTACTACTAATACATGTGATTATAGTAGCTCAACACCTACTTGTACTTGTAGTGCTGAAACTAATAACGCATGCTTTGCACCGGCCAACGATCTTACTGCACTTAATACAGCTTTTGATAATATCGCTGGTCAGATCGCATCTTGTAATTTTGCCCTTGATACTGTACCGGCAGATGCATCATTACTTTATGTTTACGAAAATGAACCAAATACACCCGCATGCGAGCATGCGGCAGAATGTTTAATCGAGATGGATGCAACAAACGGTTGGACCTATGTTAGTTCAACTAATCAAATAGTGTTTCATGGTTCAGCGTGTGATAATGTTAAATCTGGCAACTATGTACCCTATGTTATTTATGGTTGTGCTGGAGTTGAGTAAGAATATTTTAAATAATATAATTTTATGTCTCTTATTTAGAGACAGTATTTAAATTTTCTATTGAATAAAGATCATTGCTATACTGTACTACTATGTACTTTTGAGTACGATAATGTAGATTAATTGATGCTATGATTAACAAAACTTTTCTCAGCCTAATAGTGATTTTTGCTTCAATATTTTTACTTCAATGTAGCGGCCAAATACTTCTGCCTGGCGAAGCCTTGTGCAGCGGCCCTGATTGTTATTGTATCGATAAATCTGAGTGTGGTGAACAATACGATTGTATAGATCATCGCTGTATTGAGAAACTTTGTTTACCAGGCTCATCAGATGGTGCTTGTCCTTCTGGGCGAGATTGTATTAATGGTATCTGTATAATAATCGGTACTACTGGTACTACTGGTACTACTGGTACTACTGGCACGACAGCTTATTATTGTAACTGTAACCCATCGCAGGGCTGCATCGATGGAGTTTGTTATAGCATAACTGAAGAAAACCAATGCCGCATTGATAATCCCACCGGGTTATGTGGCAATGGTAGTGTTTGCTTAGGTGGTGATTGTAAAGAGATCACCCCTAGCAATGCCTGCAGCAAAGAACGTCCAAATGGTTTCTGCGCCGAAGGATCGGTTTGCGATGGTGGATATTGCCTACCTATAACTGAGCGTCCTTGTTCTAAGGATAATCAAGATGGTTATTGTGTGTTGGGGCAGCATTGTGTGCCACCTGGTGAGTGTGAAGCTATCCCTTGTGGTAAATCGATGCCTAATGGTCGTTGTGACCCAGGCGAATATTGCAGCTCGAACTTTCGCTGCATTGCTGTTGGTACTTGTGATGGCGAGGCCGACTGTCAAGATCATTATAAGTGCAACAATACACAATGTATACGCGATTATTCATGCAAAGATGCTGAAAAAGATTGTTTAACCAATGAGCATTGTTCATCTACTAACGAGTGTTTACCAATAGGTAAATGCAAAAACATAGATGATTGTGGTAATGATGAGAAATGCTCCCAGTTTGGCAATTGTATAAACAAAGCTAATTGCGAAGCTCCAGGTGATTGCACTGATAATAAAAAATGCGGGGTTACCAATGTATGTCTTGCCCCTGGTGAGTGCAGAGATAGAGCTGATTGTCCTCCCGGCCATGGTTGTATCGATAAAAAATGTGAAATAACCGCTGATAGATGCAGATATTGTGCAGAACCTTCAACAACTTGTATTAGCGGTGAACAGTGCACAGGTAATGATTGTGATTGCGATTCTTCATATCAACGTTGTAGTACTGGTGGCTTTTGTCTTTTTAAAGGTCAGTGTGTAAATAAAGATGATTGTATTGAAGGTTATCTTTGTGGTGATGATTATAAATGTCAGCCACCAAATACGGTTGCCTGCAATTCACAAAGTTGTGGCCAAAACAAATGTAGTTTTACTGGCGGGTGCATTGCTCCTGATAAATGTGTAGTCACCAATGATTGTAGTAATGCCAATGAATTATGCAACGGTGATTGGCAGTGCAAAACCGATACTACTTGTGGTTCGTGGGCACCAGTTGCCACTACTCGTGTATCACCAAATATGCTTATTGTTTTAGATCGATCTTCCAGCATGACATTAGATTTAGGTAACACAAACATAAAACGCTGGGATGCAGCTAAAAGTGCAGTTAGCACCGTACTCGCAGAGAATACTGATACGATTCGCTTTGGCTTATCAATGTTTCCAGCAGGTAATGTTGAATGTGCAACTGGAGTGATGAATGTAGTTGTAGGTGACAATAAAGCGAGTGAGATAAACAGCACCCTAAATACAAGTGGTACGGGTCATGGTACATCTACAAGAGCTACTTTAGATAATATTAAAGATAATTTATCAACATTTGGTTTAGATGATCCAAATCGTGATAATTACATATTATTAGTTACAGATGGTGAGCCATGGTGTGAAGAAAATGGCTGTAATGCCACCTGTCGTGCAGCACGAGTGAATGCCTCAGTTAAAGCATTGTATGATCTTGGCATTAAAACTTATGTTATTGGGATAAGCATTGGTAATAGCGGCGCTGGTTTTAATTCATTAAATTGTGCCGCAGTCTATGGTGGCACCCAAACACAAGATTGCCCGATTACTACAGGTTCATGCCAAAGCGGTTCAACTAACACTTGTAGCTGCAATGCAAATTCACCCACAGCTTGTTACGCGCCCGCCGATTCTTTAGAAGGACTAAATGCTATACTTGCTAATATTGCTGGCCAAATTGTCTCTTGTACTTTTAGCCTTGATAACACAATTGATGATTTAAGTCGGCTATATGTGTATAGAAATGATCCAGAAAATACCTCACTTTGCCCACAGCCAAGTGAATGTTTGATAGCACAAGATAGTGTCGATGGATGGACAGTTAATAGCAATACTAACCAGATCGTCTTTAATGGCAGTAGTTGCGACAGCATAAAAGATAATATTTACCATCCCACCTTAGTATT
This genomic window contains:
- a CDS encoding DUF47 domain-containing protein, whose translation is MVFGRLLPRETSFFEFFEKHAQLSLQGAKVFSEIVSNSLSVQEGARQIKTIEHDADTVTHECVAALHKTFITPIEREDVHRLISRMDDILDALEAASERLSLYEIEEMTPEIRELGKVLVKATEKLGVALRGLRDMKHAEPILEACVDVNRLENEGDAILRIAVARLFREEKDPITVIKWKEIYENLETAADRCEDVANVVEGIVLENA
- a CDS encoding inorganic phosphate transporter, whose translation is MDFLLICIIGTVGLALIFDVINGFHDAANSIATVVSTRVLSPRFAVLWAAFFNFVAMFVFAPKVANTISKIVHIDPNDIAFVYVVMAGLIGAIVWDLFTWWWALPTSSSHALVGGFAGAGVAYAGFNVLHWGKLIKTMQFIIIAPMLGMVLGFLIMLIVFWLFRRWRPRRVDTVFRRAQLVSAALYSLGHGGNDAQKTMGIIVALLVASKYISPNHVGIPWWIILSCHAAMALGTALGGWRIVRTMGMRITKLQPVGGFCAETAGAFTLFLSTVFGIPVSTTHTITGSIIGVGATKKLSAIRWGVASRIIWAWIFTIPVAALISAAVFNIINHFHPGF
- a CDS encoding VWA domain-containing protein translates to MIFASIFLLQCSGQILLPGEALCSGPDCYCIDKSECGEQYDCIDHRCIEKLCLPGSSDGACPSGRDCINGICIIIGTTGTTGTTGTTGTTAYYCNCNPSQGCIDGVCYSITEENQCRIDNPTGLCGNGSVCLGGDCKEITPSNACSKERPNGFCAEGSVCDGGYCLPITERPCSKDNQDGYCVLGQHCVPPGECEAIPCGKSMPNGRCDPGEYCSSNFRCIAVGTCDGEADCQDHYKCNNTQCIRDYSCKDAEKDCLTNEHCSSTNECLPIGKCKNIDDCGNDEKCSQFGNCINKANCEAPGDCTDNKKCGVTNVCLAPGECRDRADCPPGHGCIDKKCEITADRCRYCAEPSTTCISGEQCTGNDCDCDSSYQRCSTGGFCLFKGQCVNKDDCIEGYLCGDDYKCQPPNTVACNSQSCGQNKCSFTGGCIAPDKCVVTNDCSNANELCNGDWQCKTDTTCGSWAPVATTRVSPNMLIVLDRSSSMTLDLGNTNIKRWDAAKSAVSTVLAENTDTIRFGLSMFPAGNVECATGVMNVVVGDNKASEINSTLNTSGTGHGTSTRATLDNIKDNLSTFGLDDPNRDNYILLVTDGEPWCEENGCNATCRAARVNASVKALYDLGIKTYVIGISIGNSGAGFNSLNCAAVYGGTQTQDCPITTGSCQSGSTNTCSCNANSPTACYAPADSLEGLNAILANIAGQIVSCTFSLDNTIDDLSRLYVYRNDPENTSLCPQPSECLIAQDSVDGWTVNSNTNQIVFNGSSCDSIKDNIYHPTLVFGCPVPGE